A stretch of DNA from Acidimicrobiales bacterium:
AAGTCGAGGGGGATCTCCACCGGGGCTTCCTCGATGGCCGACCGCAACACGACCGACGTCCCGTCGCCGCGCTGCCCGTACACGGTGGTGCCGAGGTCGATCGCCATGGGCATCGCGAGCCCGTCGGTGTAGTCGGTGTGCTCGCCGATCAGGTTGACCCGGCCGGGCGCATGGGCTTCGACGAACGTCACGGCGACACCCTTCCACAACTTTTGACCGCTCGGTCAAGCACGGCGAGGATGGGCGGATGGCATACGCCCAGGGGGACGGGGTCGAGCTGTACTACGAGGTCGCAGGGCCTGATGACGGCGTTCCCTTGCTGCTCGTCAACGGTCTCGGGTCGCAGATGGTGACGTGGCCGCCCGACCTGGTCGATGCGTTCACCGACCGTGGGTTCCGGGTCATCTCGTTCGACAACCGCGACGTCGGCCGGTCCACCTGGTTGCGAGAGCACGACGGCAAGGTCATGCCGATGATCGCCGACGCCTTCCGCGGCAAGCCGGTCGACGCGCCGTACCGCTTGGCCGACTTGGCGTGCGATGCCGTGGCGGTGCTCGACGCGGTCGGTGTCGACCAGGCGCACCTGTTCGGCACGTCGATGGGCGGCATGATCGTGCAGCAGATGGCCATCGACCATCCCGAACGCGTCGCGTCGCTCACCTCGGCCATCTCCACCACCGGCGACCCCGATGTCGGCCAGCCGCACGACGGCATGGTCAAGGTGCTGTACGAACGGGCGCCAGAGGAGCGCGAGGCCAACATCGCGCACCAGGTCGAGGTCAGCCGCCAGATCGGCAGCCCGTCCGACTTCGACGAGGCCTGGGCGCGCCGCAAGGCCGAGCTCCAGTTCGACCGCGGTCTCAACCCCGAAGGCGTCGGTCGCCAACTCCTCGCGGTGGGCGTGTCGCCGTCGCGCACCGAGGCCCTGGGCCGCGTCGCGGTGCCCGCCCTCGTGATCCACGGCGATGTCGACCCGCTCGTCGACGTGAGCGGTGGTCGCCGCACGGCGGAGGCCATCCCCGGCGCGGAGCTGCTCGAGGTCAACGGCATGGGCCACGACCTCCCGCCCTCGCAATGGGCGCCGATCATCGACGCCGTCACCCGTCTCGCGGCCCGGGTCGCCGACCCGAGCTGAACTGTCACCTCGAAAGGAACCACGCTCGTGACTGGACCCCTCTCCGGCATCAAGGTCCTCGAGTTCCAGGGCATCGGCCCGGGCCCGTTCGCCGCCATGATCCTGAGCGACTTCGGGGCCGATGTCGTGCGCATCGATCGGTCGAAGAACGTGATCGGCGGCGACCCCGAGGCCCCTCCAGCCGACGTGCTGAGCCGCGGCCGGCGCTCGATCGGCATCGACTTGAAGTCGCCCGACGGTGTCGAGGCCGTGCTGTCGCTGGTCGAGCAAGCCGACGTGGTGGTGGAAGGTTTCCGGCCCGGCGTCATGGAGCGCCTCGGGCTCGGGCCTGATGTGTGCCTGGGGCGGAACCCGCGGTTGGTCTACGGCCGCATGACCGGGTGGGGCCAGGAAGGGCCCTACGCGCCGGCGGCGGGGCACGACATCAACTACATCGCGCTCGCCGGCGCCCTCGAGCCGATCGGCCGCAAGGGTCAGCCGCCCCTCCCGCCGCTCAACCTGGTCGGCGACTTCGGTGGTGGCGGCATGCTGCTCGCCCTCGGGGTGTGCGCGGCGCTGACGGAGCGGGCCACCTCGGGCGAGGGCCAAGTGGTCGACGCGGCCATGGTCGACGGCGCCGCGCTGCTGATGACCTTCATCCACGCCATGACCGCCATGGGCGTGTGGGGGCCCGAGCGAGGCACCAACATGCTCGACACCGGCGCCCACTTCTACGACGTGTACGAGACCGCCGATGGCAAGTACGTGTCGATCGGGTCGATCGAGCCGCAGTTCTACGCCGAGCTGCTGAAGCTCACGGGTCTCGAGGGCCAAGACGACCTGCCGTACCAGCACGACCGTGCCCAGTGGCCGGCCATGAAGGAGCGACTCGCCGCGATCTTCAAGGCGAAGACCCGCGACGAGTGGTGCGAGATCATGGAGCACACCGACGTGTGCTTCGCCCCGGTGCTCACGCCCGCCGAGGCGCCCCAGCACCCCCACAACGTCCAGCGCGGCACGTTCCAGGAAGTGGCCGGCATCGTGCAGCCGTCGCCCGCGCCGCGCTTCAGCCGCACGCCCGGCGGGATCGCCGGCCCGCCTGCCCACGCGGGTCAGCACACCCACGAGGTGCTCGTCGAGTGGGGGTTCGACCCGAACCGCATCGCCAAGCTGCGCGAGATCGGGGCGATCGCCTGACGCCCATGGGTACCGTCCTTTGCTTTCACGCGCATCCTGACGACGAGGTCATGACCACTGCCTGCCTCCTGGCGAAGGCCAACGAGGCAGGCCACCGCACCGTGTT
This window harbors:
- a CDS encoding alpha/beta hydrolase codes for the protein MAYAQGDGVELYYEVAGPDDGVPLLLVNGLGSQMVTWPPDLVDAFTDRGFRVISFDNRDVGRSTWLREHDGKVMPMIADAFRGKPVDAPYRLADLACDAVAVLDAVGVDQAHLFGTSMGGMIVQQMAIDHPERVASLTSAISTTGDPDVGQPHDGMVKVLYERAPEEREANIAHQVEVSRQIGSPSDFDEAWARRKAELQFDRGLNPEGVGRQLLAVGVSPSRTEALGRVAVPALVIHGDVDPLVDVSGGRRTAEAIPGAELLEVNGMGHDLPPSQWAPIIDAVTRLAARVADPS
- a CDS encoding CaiB/BaiF CoA-transferase family protein; translation: MTGPLSGIKVLEFQGIGPGPFAAMILSDFGADVVRIDRSKNVIGGDPEAPPADVLSRGRRSIGIDLKSPDGVEAVLSLVEQADVVVEGFRPGVMERLGLGPDVCLGRNPRLVYGRMTGWGQEGPYAPAAGHDINYIALAGALEPIGRKGQPPLPPLNLVGDFGGGGMLLALGVCAALTERATSGEGQVVDAAMVDGAALLMTFIHAMTAMGVWGPERGTNMLDTGAHFYDVYETADGKYVSIGSIEPQFYAELLKLTGLEGQDDLPYQHDRAQWPAMKERLAAIFKAKTRDEWCEIMEHTDVCFAPVLTPAEAPQHPHNVQRGTFQEVAGIVQPSPAPRFSRTPGGIAGPPAHAGQHTHEVLVEWGFDPNRIAKLREIGAIA